Part of the Spirochaeta isovalerica genome, TGAGAGTAATATGGCCATCGACAGTAATACTTATCCGAACACCAGGGTCTTTATTATAGGACCTTTAACTTTACAGAATGAATTTCTACTCTATGTAATTAAAAAAGAGATAGGTATAGAATGCACTATATATGACCAGGAGCTTAACTCGTTTCCTGCCAATCTGAAAATCGACAACATAACATATGACGAAAAAATGCTCATCCTGATTGACAGTGAACATCAGAGTTTCGAAGAAATCCAGAAGAGCATTGTCACCAATGAAAAGCTTTCCAAATGCCTGATAGCCCTTTTTAATCTCCATGAAAGCGCTGGTGTAGAAAAGAAAGCTCTAGCACGCCGGATCAGAGGTTTTTTCTATAAAGATGATCATTTTGAAGTATTCCTTAAAGGTATACGATTCATTCTGAACGGTGAAATTTGGATTTCCCGGGAAATCCTTCTCAAATATGTATTTGACAGCCTGGAAGAAAAGCAGGATGCTATCGCTGAAAAAACATCTCTGACTCCCCGGGAGATTGAAATCCTGACTCTTGTCAGTATGGGGTCTTCTAATGAAGAGATATCCAACAAGATTTGTATAAGCACAAATACAGTAAAGACACATATGTACAATATCTTTAAGAAGATAAATGTGCAGAATCGTTTGCAGGCTGCTTTATGGGCAGCTACGAATCTATAATAACTACTTTCCCTAATCCTTCCCTTCTCACCCATAAATAGATGATGAATATAAGTACTATTCTGCCAATACCGCTTAAATATAAGATTTTCATGAATAATTTCTATCTCATCCTCAATTTCATGACTCAGTAGTAACAGGTAATACCGGAGTACTACTCCAAGCTAGTGCTTTTGTCGATAGAAACATCTGAAATTTCATACTGCAACCTCATTTACGACAATGCAGACAAGTCGTAAAGTGTGTACAAGAGCAAAACTATGTACGGTGTAGAAAAAAGACAACAGGAGAGATACTCACTACGCGCCCCCGTTCAACTTCGTAAAGAAGACGGGTCAGTTCGTATCACCGACGGGTTTCTCACAAAAGACATCTCGTCCAAAGGTGTCTGTATCGAGTCCAACGATCCATCTCTTCTGCCGGGGGAAAAAGTCCACCTGGAAGTCACACTGACAATAGATAAACTCAGGGAGCTATTTGACTGTTCGGAAAAAATCATTCTGAAGGTTGATGGATCCGTTGTTCGCTCAAAGAATGAAGGAGTGGCGATAGAGTTCGATAGAAAGTACTCTATTTTCCCCGAAATCCTGCGAGCTAATTGAGGCAGCATGTTCCGGCAGCGCCTCGATTCACCGATTTGTTTCATTGGACCTTCAGCAGGGATGCTGGAGCATTGGAGAAGGTCCGTTCACATGAGAAAAGCACAATTGGAGAATGGGAAAATGGGAAGAACACTTACCGGCATTAAAAGAATAAACAGTACATTTGAGAATATTTTTACATACGAAGAGTTTCGCGCTCTGATCACTTATGAAAGATCGCGGTCCGACCGGAACGGCAGTGTTTTTTCGATCATTGTTCTGGACACATCACAAAAGCAGCAGAAAAGCCTGAAGAATATTGTCAATAAGATTACTCATGTAGCCCGGACGATTGACTGTATAGGCTGGTATGAAGATGACAATATTGCCATTCTTCTGCCTGACACCCGGGAAGAAGGGGCTATCGTTTTCGGAAATAAGCTGGTAAGTGAATTGAATCTTATTAAAGAAAACATTCATCTGGAGATTTATTCCTACCCCGATCACTGGCTGTCCAATATGGATGAAAAAAAAACAGCTAAAAACAGAAATAACAATAGTCTGAAAAATATGATGGAACGGCAGTTTGTCATGAAAATGCCCTTCTGGAAAAGGGCTCTTGATATTTCTGTGTCAATTTTGATGATTATTCTATCCTCCCCTATTCTTTTGTTTACGGTTCTGTATATCAAGATCGTGTCTCCCGGGCCTGTTTTTTTTACTCAGTCCAGAATCGGTTATAAGGGGATGCCCTTCAAGTTCTACAAATTCCGTTCCATGCATTATGGAAATAATCAGGGATACCATGGAAAACACGCCCAGAGTTTTATCAAGGACGGAGATGTTCCCATGGAAAAACTCGATGAAGCTGACCCGAGGATTATTCCCGGTGGGCGGATATTGAGAAAATCCTGTATTGATGAGATGCCTCAGCTCATTAATGTTTTAAAGGGAGAGATGAGTCTTGTGGGACCTCGTCCCTGTATTCCTTATGAAGCTGAAGAATATCTTCGGTGGCATACGCATCGTTTTGATACTGTTCCCGGAATGACGGGATTGTGGCAGGTCAGCGGGAAGAATAAGTTGACTTTTAAACAGATGATCAGGTTGGATATTCAGTATTGCAGGAATATGAGTTTAAGAAGAGATATCGGTATTATAATCAAAACTCCTTCAGCAATTGCATTTATGATAATTGAATCAATTAAGAATAAATTGGAAAATAAGCGAATTACTGATTTTCAAAGGCATCAGGTTCAAAAATCTTCAAAACCTATTATTTAATGAAAACACATCTCTAATTATCCCACAAAAAAATGAAAAAAATACTTTTAGGCAAGATTCATGCTGATTTTGTATCCATGAATGAAGCAATAGAAATAATTATAAACAGGGCTAAAACAAAACAGGGTGGATATGTTGTAACGCCCAATGTTGATCATATAGTCATTGCAGAAAAAAATAAATCCCTTGTAGAAGCATATGCAAACGCATTTCTATCACTAGCTGATGGAAAACCAATTATATGGATGAGTCATATCGCTGGATATCCATTACTAGAAAAAGTATCCGGATCAGATCTGATAAAGCCGCTCCTCCAGAGGGCGGCAGAGGAATCTTTGAGAGTATATTTCCTAGGTTCTGCTCCGGGAGTTGGTAAAACTGCAGCTGAAATATT contains:
- a CDS encoding response regulator transcription factor; this translates as MAIDSNTYPNTRVFIIGPLTLQNEFLLYVIKKEIGIECTIYDQELNSFPANLKIDNITYDEKMLILIDSEHQSFEEIQKSIVTNEKLSKCLIALFNLHESAGVEKKALARRIRGFFYKDDHFEVFLKGIRFILNGEIWISREILLKYVFDSLEEKQDAIAEKTSLTPREIEILTLVSMGSSNEEISNKICISTNTVKTHMYNIFKKINVQNRLQAALWAATNL
- a CDS encoding PilZ domain-containing protein, whose product is MYGVEKRQQERYSLRAPVQLRKEDGSVRITDGFLTKDISSKGVCIESNDPSLLPGEKVHLEVTLTIDKLRELFDCSEKIILKVDGSVVRSKNEGVAIEFDRKYSIFPEILRAN
- a CDS encoding sugar transferase, which produces MGRTLTGIKRINSTFENIFTYEEFRALITYERSRSDRNGSVFSIIVLDTSQKQQKSLKNIVNKITHVARTIDCIGWYEDDNIAILLPDTREEGAIVFGNKLVSELNLIKENIHLEIYSYPDHWLSNMDEKKTAKNRNNNSLKNMMERQFVMKMPFWKRALDISVSILMIILSSPILLFTVLYIKIVSPGPVFFTQSRIGYKGMPFKFYKFRSMHYGNNQGYHGKHAQSFIKDGDVPMEKLDEADPRIIPGGRILRKSCIDEMPQLINVLKGEMSLVGPRPCIPYEAEEYLRWHTHRFDTVPGMTGLWQVSGKNKLTFKQMIRLDIQYCRNMSLRRDIGIIIKTPSAIAFMIIESIKNKLENKRITDFQRHQVQKSSKPII